ATTGTCTAATAGAATTAAAAATAAGGTAGACGAATGAACTATTTTACCGTTCTTCTTAAACAAAGCAAGTCGTTATCCATATTTTTTCTGATAGCGCTGGTTTTTATGTTTGGTGCTTTAGCCCAATCGTCTGGTTTGATCGGTGAATTTCTGGATACTTTTGAAGACTGGAACTATCTCCTTAAACAAAATGTGCAAATTGTCCTTGCCTCTGGCTTCACTGCAACAATCCTTGGGATCGCTTCCGGCATCCTTATGACACGTCCCTGGTTTAAACGTTATGCCGAGGTGTTTTCCCAGAGCTTCAATATTCTCTCTGCAGTTCCTACGCTTGCCGTTTTAGCAATTATAATGACCATCACCGGGATAGGTTTTAAGTCGGCATTTATTGGTCTGGTAACAGTTACCATTCTGCCGGTTGTCCGAAATACCTACCAGGGTATCAGTGAAGTTCCGGATCATATGATTGAGGCCGCCCGGGGACAGGGCATGACCGATAAACAAGTTTTGTGGAAAGTACAAATCCCCAATGCACTTTACGTCATTAGCGCTGGTATCCGGACGGGTTTTGCCCTGAATGTAGGTACCAGCCCTCTAATTACGCTTATAGCTGCAGATAGTCTCGGAGAATATATTTTCAC
The DNA window shown above is from Desulfomarina profundi and carries:
- a CDS encoding ABC transporter permease translates to MNYFTVLLKQSKSLSIFFLIALVFMFGALAQSSGLIGEFLDTFEDWNYLLKQNVQIVLASGFTATILGIASGILMTRPWFKRYAEVFSQSFNILSAVPTLAVLAIIMTITGIGFKSAFIGLVTVTILPVVRNTYQGISEVPDHMIEAARGQGMTDKQVLWKVQIPNALYVISAGIRTGFALNVGTSPLITLIAADSLGEYIFTGIMLNEFNSLLIGSFSIAALAIVTDFILSRLQFWLLPKGINPQRFT